In the genome of Bradysia coprophila strain Holo2 unplaced genomic scaffold, BU_Bcop_v1 contig_232, whole genome shotgun sequence, one region contains:
- the LOC119076926 gene encoding elongation factor G, mitochondrial: MTILNVLKLRGVPQRLQHLKAFIQDFSSHAHFAEHQALEKIRNIGISAHIDSGKTTLTERILFYTGRISQMHEVKGKDNVGATMDSMELERQRGITIQSAATYTKWKDYNINIIDTPGHVDFTVEVERALRVLDGAILVLCAVGGVQSQTLTVNRQMKRYNVPCLAFINKLDRMGSNPSRVLMQMRTKLKHNAAFIQLPIGLENECKGIVDIVEQKAMYFEGDFGLKVREDEVPKDMLAEVKDRRQELIEHLSNVDDVFGELFLEEKGFQDSDIKAAIRRSCLKRAFTPVLVGTALKNKGVQPLLDAVLDYLPNPGEVENIGLIEKEGQETEKIFLNPARDGKDPFVGLAFKLEAGRFGQLTYLRCYQGVLKKGDTIFNMRSMKKIRLSRLVRLHSNQMEDVNEVYAGDIFALFGVDCASGDTFVTNPKLNLSMESIFVPEPVVSMAIQPVNSKDRDNFSKAVARFTKEDPTFHFHFDNDVKETIVSGMGELHLEIYAQRMEREYGCPVTLGKPKVAFRETLTRPCEFDYLHKKQSGGSGQYARVIGVVEPLPPHQNTNLEFVDQTVGTNVPKPFVPGVEKGFRLMAEKGLLSGSRLSGIIFRLKDGGHHIVDSSELAFNLAAQGAIRQCFENGSWQIIEPIMMVEVVIPDEFQGAVIGQLNKRKGIITGTDGIEGWFTIYAEVPLNNMFGYAGELRSSTQGKGEFTMEYSRYAPTQPEVQEQIINAYQIAEGLAPTADKEKKKKKN, from the exons ATGACCATtctaaatgttttaaaattacGCGGAGTCCCGCAGAGGCTCCAACATTTGAAAGCATTCATTCAG GACTTCTCATCACATGCACATTTCGCCGAACATCAAGCGTTGGAGAAGATTCGAAACATTGGCATATCAGCGCATATTGACAGCGGCAAGACTACATTGACCGAACGAATTCTATTTTACACCGGTCGAATATCACAAATGCACGAAGTTAAAGGGAAGGATAATGTCGGTGCTACCATGGACTCAATGGAATTGGAACGTCAACGAGGTATTACTATCCAGTCGGCTGCAACGTACACAAAGTGGAAGGACTATAACATCAACATCATTGATACTCCCGGTCACGTTGATTTTACCGTCGAAGTTGAACGTGCATTGCGTGTACTTGATGGTGCTATATTGGTTCTATGTGCTGTTGGTGGTGTTCAAAGCCAGACGCTTACTGTGAATAGACAGATGAAACGCTACAATGTTCCCTGCTTGGCATTCATCAATAAGCTTGATCGAATGGGCTCTAATCCGAGCAGAGTTTTGATGCAGATGAGAACTAAATTGAAACACAACGCAGCCTTCATTCAATTACCGATTGGACTGGAGAATGAGTGCAAAGGAATCGTTGACATTGTTGAACAGAAAGCCATGTATTTCGAAGGTGATTTTGGATTGAAAGTGCGTGAGGATGAAGTACCGAAGGACATGCTGGCAGAAGTCAAAGACAGGCGGCAGGAACTGATCGAACATTTGTCGAATGTTGATGATGTTTTTGgcgaattatttttggaagAGAAGGGGTTCCAAGATTCTGATATAAAGGCGGCAATTCGACGTTCATGTTTGAAACGTGCATTTACGCCAGTTCTCGTCGGTACCGCATTGAAGAACAAAGGTGTGCAACCACTTCTAGACGCTGTTTTAGATTATCTACCGAATCCGGGTGAGGTCGAAAACATTGGCTTGATCGAAAAAGAGGGACAGGAAACGGAGAAAATATTCCTGAATCCTGCCCGAGATGGAAAGGACCCTTTCGTTGGATTAGCATTTAAACTTGAAGCGGGTCGTTTCGGCCAATTGACCTATCTGCGTTGTTATCAAGGTGTCTTGAAGAAGGGCGATACCATATTCAACATGCGAAGtatgaaaaaaattcgtttgtcGAGACTCGTTCGGCTGCACTCCAATCAAATGGAAGATGTGAATGAAGTATATGCCGGCGATATATTTGCTTTGTTTGGTGTGGACTGTGCCAGTGGTGATACTTTCGTCACAAAtccgaaattgaatttatcgaTGGAATCCATTTTTGTTCCCGAGCCCGTTGTGTCTATGGCAATTCAACCGGTTAACAGCAAGGATCGAGATAATTTCTCGAAAGCTGTAGCACGATTCACCAAAGAAGATCCAACATTCCACTTTCACTTTGACAACGACGTTAAAGAGACCATTGTATCCGGAATGGGAGAATTGCATTTGGAAATTTACGCGCAACGAATGGAACGAGAATATGGTTGTCCAGTTACGCTAG gTAAACCCAAAGTTGCTTTTCGCGAAACACTTACCAGACCCTGTGAATTCGACTATTTACACAAGAAACAATCGGGTGGTTCTGGACAATATGCTCGCGTAATTGGAGTGGTGGAGCCCTTGCCTCCTCACCAAAATACAAATCTAGAATTTGTCGACCAAACAGTCGGCACCAACGTTCCGAAGCCTTTTGTTCCCGGCGTCGAAAAAGGTTTCCGTTTAATGGCTGAAAAAGGACTGTTATCGGGAAGTAGGCTGTCGGGAATAATCTTTCGACTGAAGGATGGCGGTCATCACATAGTCGATTCGAGCGAGTTAGCGTTTAATTTAGCGGCACAGGGTGCAATTCGGCAATGTTTTGAGAACGGAAGTTGGCAAATTATTGAGCCGATTATGATGGTCGAAGTTGTCATACCGGATGAATTCCAAGGCGCTGTCATCGGCCAGCTGAACAAACGGAAAGGCATTATAACCGGAACGGATGGCATTGAAGGATGGTTTACTATCTATGCTGAGGTGCCGTTGAACAATATGTTCGGATACGCTGGCGAATTGAG ATCGAGCACACAAGGAAAAGGTGAATTCACAATGGAATACAGTCGATATGCACCCACTCAGCCAGAGGTTCAAGAACAAATCATTAATGCCTATCAAATAGCTGAGGGATTAGCACCAACCGCAGataaagagaagaagaaaaagaaaaactaa
- the LOC119076927 gene encoding SWI/SNF-related matrix-associated actin-dependent regulator of chromatin subfamily A-like protein 1 produces the protein MECTAEEIAEKRRIALERLKAKKEALAKARESVTKPQDSMALATSKKISTNPYQSTRTMAHPYANKMPSTSISTAKVDQPASIPVKVISCSCYMVSESRFEVNPSGFSNQLINIFKTIPSRSYDMKTKLWSFHLNDYNVVQERVNSMNPNVVIGQLPPYVLQIFGESPANIEVPLTSLEKRLNEVLMPFQKAGIRFGIEKKGRCLIADEMGLGKTYQALALADFYKDDWPLLICTTASTRDAWQSKIHELLPYVSRSNIVCAKNEHDYIDGPKILITSFNLMERMNEKVVARGYGFVIFDESHLLKNPKAKVTEVAQKLAAKAKRVVLLTGTPALSRPLELFTQLQMIDNSIFTYKSFTTRYCAGKQTKFGWDASGQSNLNELNLLLCRKFMIRRTKQDVLTELGEKHREVVLLDPALIWTSDDIGENMKVYASDFSKMKGRDKEDVLLKFYNETAHAKTTAVCAYVKGLIEDKQKFIIFGHHMIMLNAISDCLRQMGVDFVRIDGTTKNDTRTMHVKRFQEKSSCLAAVLSIKACNSGITLTAAQLVVFAELDWNPSTLAQAESRAHRIGQEGNVMCRYLMAQGTADDVIWEMLKAKENTLIKAGIFNKTLSDSTNAARSSSSVPLDVKNNDQMLASQSSLDDAIANMCTDDLMAQCSNGNSGQTATKIEEKENTNGKDNLQRLLDEDDDLVAQCSNGNSEQTATKIEEKENKNGKDNLQRLLDDDEDDDFLALDY, from the exons ATGGAATGTACCGCAGAGGAGATCGCTGAAAAAAGGCGAATAGCTCTGGAACGCTTAAAAGCGAAGAAAGAAGCATTGGCAAAAGCTAGGGAGTCTGTAACCAAGCCACAAGATTCGATGGCTCTAGCTACGTCCAAGAAGATTTCAACCAATCCATACCAAAGTACAAGAACTATGGCACATCCATATGCCAACAAAATGCCTTCAACCAGCATTTCAACCGCTAAAGTAGATCAACCAGCCTCGATTCCAGTAAAAGTAATCAGCTGCAGCTGTTACATGGTTTCCGAAAGTCGATTCGAGGTGAACCCATCCGGATTCAGTAATCAATTgatcaacattttcaaaaccaTTCCATCTCGGAGCTACG ATATGAAAACCAAACTTTGGTCATTTCACTTGAATGACTATAACGTGGTACAGGAGCGTGTCAATTCGATGAATCCGAACGTTGTCATTGGACAGCTGCCTCCATACGTACTGCAAATATTCGGTGAATCACCGGCAAATATCGAGGTTCCGTTGACGTCACTCGAGAAACGTCTTAACGAGGTGTTGATGCCGTTTCAAAAAGCCGGAATTCGTTTTGGAATCGAAAAGAAAGGCCGTTGTCTGATTGCCGATGAAATGGGATTGGGGAAAACATATCAGGCACTTGCGTTGGCAGACTTTTACAAAGACGATTGGCCATTGCTCATATGTACGACTGCAAGTACGAG AGATGCCTGGCaatcgaaaattcatgaaCTTCTGCCTTATGTGTCGCGTAGTAATATTGTTTGTGCGAAAAATGAGCACGACTATATCGACGGTCCAAAAATCCTGATAACCAGTTTCAATTTGATGGAACGCATGAACGAAAAAGTTGTGGCCCGAGGATACGGTTTCGTAATTTTC GATGAATCCCACCTACTGAAGAATCCAAAGGCGAAAGTAACGGAAGTGGCTCAAAAATTGGCTGCTAAGGCGAAACGAGTAGTTTTACTAACTGGAACGCCTGCCCTATCCCGACCACTTGAACTGTTCACTCAATTGCAGATGATTGACAACAGCATTTTCACATACAAAAGCTTTA CAACTCGTTACTGTGCTGGAAAACAAACGAAGTTCGGATGGGATGCTTCCGGTCAGTCCAATTTGAATGAGTTGAATTTGCTGTTGTgtcgaaaattcatgataCGTCGCACTAAACAGGATGTACTGACGGAGCTCGGTGAAAAGCACAG GGAAGTTGTGTTACTAGATCCGGCTCTAATCTGGACAAGCGATGACATTGGGGAAAATATGAAGGTTTACGCCAgcgatttttcgaaaatgaaaggCCGAGACAAGGAAGATGTATTGCTCAAGTTCTATAACGAAACTGCACACGCCAAAACAACGGCTGTATG CGCATACGTTAAAGGACTGATTGAGGACAAACAAAAGTTCATCATCTTCGGTCACCACATGATTATGTTAAATGCAATTTCCGACTGTTTGCGTCAAATGGGTGTCGATTTCGTACGGATCGATGGTACGACAAAGAACGACACTCGGACGATGCATGTGAAGAGATTTCAGGAAAAGAGTTCATGCCTGGCAGCAGTTCTATCAATAAAAGCGTGCAATTCCGGAATTACATTAACTGCAG CGCAATTGGTAGTATTCGCAGAATTAGACTGGAATCCGAGT ACTTTAGCCCAAGCGGAAAGTCGGGCGCATCGTATTGGTCAGGAAGGGAACGTTATGTGTCGCTATCTAATGGCGCAAGGTACTGCCGACGATGTCATCTGGGAAATGCTAAAAGCGAAGGAGAATACTCTCATCAAGGCTggtattttcaataaaacctTATCGGATTCCACAAATGCGGCTAGATCATCATCG AGTGTTCCGCTGGACGTTAAAAACAACGATCAAATGTTGGCATCCCAGTCAAGTTTGGATGATGCAATAGCGAATATGTGTACAGATGATTTGATGGCACAATGCAGTAATGGAAATTCAGGACAAACGGCAACAAAGATAGAAGAAAAAGAGAATACAAATGGGAAAGATAATCTTCAGCGATTGCTAGACGAAGACGATGATTTGGTGGCACAATGCAGTAATGGAAATTCTGAACAAACGGCAACGAAGATAGAAgaaaaagagaataaaaatgGGAAAGATAATCTTCAGCGATTGCTAGACGATGACGAAGACGATGATTTTCTCGCACTGGATTATTGA
- the LOC119076929 gene encoding mitochondrial carrier protein Rim2 isoform X1, protein MPAFWCMCAVFFSHPIPHQTYTTRVAGTVGAIVTCPLEVVKTRLQSSSAFLYPPRVPDQKGKGSPKSAKGVLRPEQRQQLCNTLLRKRPQVLAISQCGMSSAPNRVSIIQCLRLIVQTEGSRALFKGLGPNIVGVAPSRAIYFCAYSQTKAFLNKLQNFPTDSPLVHILSASCAGFTAATFTNPIWFIKTRLQLDYDAKNKMTVRQCIQRIYKTSGLIGFYKGISASYFGISETVIHFVIYEALKAKLIELRETHPSEGKTSRDFAEFMVAGAVSKTVASCIAYPHEVARTRLREEGNKYRSFWQTLHTVWKEEGKAGIYRGLGTQLVRQIPNTAIMMATYEAVVYVLTTHFNSEFYA, encoded by the exons ATGCCGGCTTTTTGGTGTATGTGTGCcgtttttttctctcatcCAATACCACACCAAACGTACACCACGAG aGTTGCTGGAACAGTTGGCGCCATCGTTACATGTCCACTAGAAGTTGTAAAAACGCGACTACAAAGTTCATCTGCCTTCCTATATCCGCCTAGAGTTCCCGATCAGAAGGGCAAAGGTTCACCGAAATCAGCGAAAGGAGTTCTGAGACCCGAACAGAGACAACAGCTATGCAATACTCTATTAAGGAAACGACCACAG GTTCTTGCCATATCACAATGCGGAATGTCATCAGCACCAAATCGAGTTAGCATTATACAATGTCTACGACTGATTGTACAAACGGAAGGTTCACGGGCTCTGTTTAAGGGACTCGGACCGAACATCGTTGGTGTAGCGCCATCCCGTGCCATTTACTTCTGTGCTTACTCTCAAACCAAGGCGTTTCTGAACAAATTACA AAACTTCCCCACAGATTCTCCTCTAGTTCATATACTTAGCGCATCATGTGCTGGTTTCACAGCAGCCACATTCACAAATCCAATTTGGTTCATTAAAACAAGGTTGCAGTTGGATTACgatgccaaaaataaaatgacagTACGACAATGCATACAACGAATATACAAAACGTCTGGTTTGATTGGATTTTACAAAGGAATCAGTGCCAGCTATTTTGGAATATCAGAAACAGTTATTCATTTTGTGATTTATGAGGCGTTAAAGGCTAAATTA ATTGAATTGCGGGAAACACATCCGAGTGAGGGTAAAACATCCCGTGACTTCGCTGAATTTATGGTAGCTGGGGCTGTGTCAAAGACTGTTGCTTCGTGTATTGCCTATCCACATGAAGTAGCACGAACAAG ACTTCGTGAGGAGGGTAACAAATATCGTAGTTTTTGGCAAACATTACACACAGTGTGGAAAGAAGAAGGAAAAGCGGGAATTTACCG cggACTCGGCACGCAACTTGTGCGTCAAATACCAAATACAGCAATTATGATGGCCACTTATGAGGCAGTTGTCTACGTTTTAACAACACACTTCAATAGTGAATTTTACGCATAG
- the LOC119076929 gene encoding mitochondrial carrier protein Rim2 isoform X3 — protein MRMVIYKEVAGTVGAIVTCPLEVVKTRLQSSSAFLYPPRVPDQKGKGSPKSAKGVLRPEQRQQLCNTLLRKRPQVLAISQCGMSSAPNRVSIIQCLRLIVQTEGSRALFKGLGPNIVGVAPSRAIYFCAYSQTKAFLNKLQNFPTDSPLVHILSASCAGFTAATFTNPIWFIKTRLQLDYDAKNKMTVRQCIQRIYKTSGLIGFYKGISASYFGISETVIHFVIYEALKAKLIELRETHPSEGKTSRDFAEFMVAGAVSKTVASCIAYPHEVARTRLREEGNKYRSFWQTLHTVWKEEGKAGIYRGLGTQLVRQIPNTAIMMATYEAVVYVLTTHFNSEFYA, from the exons ATGCGAATGGTTATTTATAAAGA aGTTGCTGGAACAGTTGGCGCCATCGTTACATGTCCACTAGAAGTTGTAAAAACGCGACTACAAAGTTCATCTGCCTTCCTATATCCGCCTAGAGTTCCCGATCAGAAGGGCAAAGGTTCACCGAAATCAGCGAAAGGAGTTCTGAGACCCGAACAGAGACAACAGCTATGCAATACTCTATTAAGGAAACGACCACAG GTTCTTGCCATATCACAATGCGGAATGTCATCAGCACCAAATCGAGTTAGCATTATACAATGTCTACGACTGATTGTACAAACGGAAGGTTCACGGGCTCTGTTTAAGGGACTCGGACCGAACATCGTTGGTGTAGCGCCATCCCGTGCCATTTACTTCTGTGCTTACTCTCAAACCAAGGCGTTTCTGAACAAATTACA AAACTTCCCCACAGATTCTCCTCTAGTTCATATACTTAGCGCATCATGTGCTGGTTTCACAGCAGCCACATTCACAAATCCAATTTGGTTCATTAAAACAAGGTTGCAGTTGGATTACgatgccaaaaataaaatgacagTACGACAATGCATACAACGAATATACAAAACGTCTGGTTTGATTGGATTTTACAAAGGAATCAGTGCCAGCTATTTTGGAATATCAGAAACAGTTATTCATTTTGTGATTTATGAGGCGTTAAAGGCTAAATTA ATTGAATTGCGGGAAACACATCCGAGTGAGGGTAAAACATCCCGTGACTTCGCTGAATTTATGGTAGCTGGGGCTGTGTCAAAGACTGTTGCTTCGTGTATTGCCTATCCACATGAAGTAGCACGAACAAG ACTTCGTGAGGAGGGTAACAAATATCGTAGTTTTTGGCAAACATTACACACAGTGTGGAAAGAAGAAGGAAAAGCGGGAATTTACCG cggACTCGGCACGCAACTTGTGCGTCAAATACCAAATACAGCAATTATGATGGCCACTTATGAGGCAGTTGTCTACGTTTTAACAACACACTTCAATAGTGAATTTTACGCATAG
- the LOC119076929 gene encoding mitochondrial carrier protein Rim2 isoform X2, whose translation MSQRERDTIIHLLAGGVAGTVGAIVTCPLEVVKTRLQSSSAFLYPPRVPDQKGKGSPKSAKGVLRPEQRQQLCNTLLRKRPQVLAISQCGMSSAPNRVSIIQCLRLIVQTEGSRALFKGLGPNIVGVAPSRAIYFCAYSQTKAFLNKLQNFPTDSPLVHILSASCAGFTAATFTNPIWFIKTRLQLDYDAKNKMTVRQCIQRIYKTSGLIGFYKGISASYFGISETVIHFVIYEALKAKLIELRETHPSEGKTSRDFAEFMVAGAVSKTVASCIAYPHEVARTRLREEGNKYRSFWQTLHTVWKEEGKAGIYRGLGTQLVRQIPNTAIMMATYEAVVYVLTTHFNSEFYA comes from the exons ATGTCACAACGTGAACGAGATACCATCATTCATCTGCTTGCGGGCGG aGTTGCTGGAACAGTTGGCGCCATCGTTACATGTCCACTAGAAGTTGTAAAAACGCGACTACAAAGTTCATCTGCCTTCCTATATCCGCCTAGAGTTCCCGATCAGAAGGGCAAAGGTTCACCGAAATCAGCGAAAGGAGTTCTGAGACCCGAACAGAGACAACAGCTATGCAATACTCTATTAAGGAAACGACCACAG GTTCTTGCCATATCACAATGCGGAATGTCATCAGCACCAAATCGAGTTAGCATTATACAATGTCTACGACTGATTGTACAAACGGAAGGTTCACGGGCTCTGTTTAAGGGACTCGGACCGAACATCGTTGGTGTAGCGCCATCCCGTGCCATTTACTTCTGTGCTTACTCTCAAACCAAGGCGTTTCTGAACAAATTACA AAACTTCCCCACAGATTCTCCTCTAGTTCATATACTTAGCGCATCATGTGCTGGTTTCACAGCAGCCACATTCACAAATCCAATTTGGTTCATTAAAACAAGGTTGCAGTTGGATTACgatgccaaaaataaaatgacagTACGACAATGCATACAACGAATATACAAAACGTCTGGTTTGATTGGATTTTACAAAGGAATCAGTGCCAGCTATTTTGGAATATCAGAAACAGTTATTCATTTTGTGATTTATGAGGCGTTAAAGGCTAAATTA ATTGAATTGCGGGAAACACATCCGAGTGAGGGTAAAACATCCCGTGACTTCGCTGAATTTATGGTAGCTGGGGCTGTGTCAAAGACTGTTGCTTCGTGTATTGCCTATCCACATGAAGTAGCACGAACAAG ACTTCGTGAGGAGGGTAACAAATATCGTAGTTTTTGGCAAACATTACACACAGTGTGGAAAGAAGAAGGAAAAGCGGGAATTTACCG cggACTCGGCACGCAACTTGTGCGTCAAATACCAAATACAGCAATTATGATGGCCACTTATGAGGCAGTTGTCTACGTTTTAACAACACACTTCAATAGTGAATTTTACGCATAG
- the LOC119076930 gene encoding uncharacterized protein LOC119076930 isoform X5 yields MQLDFKTSTPHFWITALWCAFGAVIFGTIAVISCWIRKCRHSLKFQYSALDSGSGQNDRSPRERAARERALCACQEWLKTLNGRYEIMAHLDDIGSRNNKNWFLLNDTTVRTDRLMTLLPIPPDCVALEELPPSECPKGVLMELLGSLQHPYVYPVLDLGFLYANSTNYACLVMPFNLRGSLKDLIYKAQWNESWNRKYTRKSTCLPLSQVQRLGRQILEALLFLRERGFPSHGHLHSGNIILQNGVARLSGLENGLLGLNSRVNAVMWSRNVSDIENMDIICFGHLLFEMCAGYELNSPQPTPGHYELDLDKYPQVIEVLQMIFESPDRYPTIEELVLCDLFRNIDLREMRGPGISSFKPGLSTSTLSLLNAVRRRQGASLSGSYSEGSSPGTPPSTPRDRRTGRMRGTDSLDITSDSDDALDEIVITPSSFDFPQYDLLNAPSSPIHICDASNQSDDTTTQHRSVDEQDQSLQTCNQLSTESCTSHKNSTSRRMEYSRGMKPTSNPSQDSAFGSMTDESIASSSLRLSSFQSISSPIDEGVEDVSNLAIDSASPKTDSNKSSPCKDSTSSGYHQNEYIGFARSTSDSVSLERKSIDNVLLEPPKILVTDQSSMYTTSPSKSCATVEVFSQKYRVSSFEDMSMKRTSLRNVNKLAFRSLEEERRIDSAFTPVCSPEASVNNTEKFKKLTHAVFSRKITTTKERHTKWKNSILARKNNLIKSNESLLDNAGHYQQMNKRVNSTNELLCHRYESDNGSESVKNYPRKSRSERHLFSLTKLKQSAITDYDECDDERLFSIVTRKEVVSFNNESSSSSDSSPNHRDVCQIIGGLEPDPNSSEEKTPLLDGMEMSPISPIESDEML; encoded by the exons GCACAGcctgaaatttcaatattcaGCTCTAGATAGTGGATCTGGGCAAAATGATCGAAGCCCGAGGGAGAGAGCGGCTCGTGAACGCGCATTATGCGCTTGTCAAGAATGGCTAAAAACACTGAATGGCCGATATGAAATCATGGCGCATCTAGACGATATTGGATCCAGAAATAATAAGAATTGGTTTCTGCTAAACGATACCACA GTACGTACGGACCGTTTGATGACTTTACTTCCAATACCACCCGACTGCGTTGCCTTAGAAGAACTGCCACCCTCAGAATGTCCTAAAGGAGTTCTAATGGAACTGCTCGGCTCTCTACAACATCCTTACGTTTATCCTGTACTAGACTTAGGTTTTTTATATGCAAATTCTACAAATTATGCGTGTTTGGTTATGCCATTCAATCTACGTGGAAGTCTGAAAGATCTTATTTACAAG GCACAATGGAATGAATCTTGGAACCGAAAGTACACTCGGAAGTCAACTTGCTTGCCGTTGTCACAAGTTCAACGGCTAGGCCGTCAAATACTAGAGGCTCTTTTATTTCTACGTGAACGTGGTTTTCCATCTCACGGACATTTACACTCCGGAAATATTATCTTACAGAATGGAGTCGCAAG atTGTCTGGACTTGAAAATGGTTTGTTGGGATTAAATTCACGAGTAAATGCAGTTATGTGGTCGAGAAATGTTAGCGACATTGAGAATATGGACATAATTTGTTTTGGACATTTACTGTTCGAAATGTGTGCTGGTTATGAACTGAATTCTCCCCAACCCACTCCCGGTCATTACGAATTGGATTTAGATAAATATCCACAG GTAATTGAAGTCCTTCAAATGATATTCGAATCACCGGACCGTTATCCGACAATTGAAGAATTGGTTTTATGTGATTTATTTCGCAATATTGATTTGCGGGAGATGAGAGGTCCTGGTATATCG TCGTTCAAACCTGGCCTTAGTACATCTACGTTGAGTTTGTTGAATGCCGTAAGAAGACGACAAGGCGCTTCTCTGAGTGGATCTTATAGTGAGGGAAGTTCACCAGGAACACCACCGTCTACTCCGAGGGATCGAAGAACTGg CAGGATGCGAGGAACGGACTCATTGGACATTACTAGCGATTCTGACGATGCTCTCGACGAAATTGTCATAACACCATCCAGTTTCGATTTTCCGCAATACGACCTGTTGAATGCACCAAGCTCACCTATTCACATTTGCGATGCCAGCAATCAATCTGATGACACCACCACACAACATCGATCTGTTGACGAACAGGACCAGTCCCTACAAACGTGCAACCAACTATCAACCGAAAGTTGTACatctcacaaaaattcaacGTCTCGTCGTATGGAGTATTCGCGAGGCATGAAACCAACCAGTAACCCGTCACAAGATTCAGCATTCGGCAGCATGACGGACGAGTCGATTGCCTCTTCGAGTTTGAGATTGAGCAGCTTTCAGTCTATATCATCGCCGATCGATGAGGGAGTTGAAGATGTTTCAAATTTAGCCATTGATTCAGCATCGCCCAAAACCGACTCAAACAAATCGAGTCCATGCAAGGATTCAACGTCGTCCGGATATCATCAGAATGAATATATTGGATTTGCCCGTAGTACTTCGGATAGTGTGTCGCTGGAACGGAAAAGTATAGATAACGTGCTGCTAGAACCGCCAAAGATTTTAGTAACTGATCAAAGCTCAATGTATACAACATCACCATCGAAGTCATGCGCAACAGTCGAAGTATTTTCACAAAAGTATCGAGTTTCGTCGTTTGAAGATATGTCCATGAAGAGAACCTCGCTACggaatgtaaataaattggcTTTCCGGTCTTTAGAAGAAGAACGTCGTATTGACTCCGCATTTACGCCAGTCTGTAGTCCTGAAGCGTCAGTAAAtaataccgaaaaattcaaaaagctAACGCATGCCGTTTTTTCACGTAAAATTACAACCACCAAAGAGCGACATACAAAATGGAAGAACAGTATTCTGGCgcgtaaaaataatttaattaagtcAAATGAATCGCTGCTAGACAACGCAGGACATTACCAACAAATGAATAAACGTGTAAACTCCACCAATGAATTACTCTGTCATCGTTACGAATCGGACAACGGCAGCGAATCTGTGAAAAACTACCCAAGAAAATCCAGATCCGAACGACATTTATTCAGTTTGACGAAATTGAAGCAAAGTGCAATCACCGATTACGATGAATGTGACGACGAAAGATTATTTTCGATTGTAACTCGGAAGGAAGTTGTCTCGTTTAATAACGAATCAAGTTCAAGCAGTGATTCGTCACCGAATCACCGTGATGTGTGCCAGATCATTGGTGGATTGGAACCAGATCCCAATTCGTCTGAAGAGAAGACACCATTGCTGGATGGAATGGAAATGTCTCCAATTAGTCCAATAGAGTCTGACGAAATGTTGTGA